A segment of the Amycolatopsis thermophila genome:
CCGGGGACGGCGCGGCGGCGGGAAGGTCCCGGTGGCGCGGCCGCCGGTGGGCGGCACGTCCGGGTCGACCGGCGCGTCGAGGCCGTCCAGACGGGCGGACAGCCCGGTCGCGGTCTCCTCGGCCGGCCGGCGGCGCAACGGCGGTGGGGCCGCGTCCGCGGGCGGCGGCACCGGCAGCGCACCCGACTCCTGCGGCGGCAGCGGCAGTGCGCCCGACTCCTGGGGCGGGCGGCGCAGGAAGCCCGAGTCCTGCGGGTGCGGGCGCCGCAGCGGCATCGACTCTTGCGGCGGGGGCGGCAGGGCGCCGGTGTTCGGGCGCGCGAACCCGCCCGAGTCCTGCTGGCCGCGGCGCGGCAGCACGCCGTTGTCGGGCCGGGGCATCGCGGGCGGGCCCTGCTGACCCGGCGCCTCGGGCGGCACCGGCCGCGGGAGGGCCGCCGAGCTCTGCTGGCCCGGGTTCTCCGGCGGCGGGACCGGCCGCGGCATGGCCGCGGAGCTCTGCTGACCAGGGGGAACGGCCGGGGGTACGGGCGGACCGGGGGGCACCGGCGGCGGGCCGGGCTCCGGGCGGCGGAACCCGCCCGAGTCCTGGCGACCCGGCGAGTCGGGCATCGCACGACGTCCGCCGTTGCGGCCGGCCGGCGGCGCACCGTTCGCGGGCGGCGGCGCACCGTTGGCGCGCACCCGGTCGATGATCGCCTGCGGACCGGTCTCCGTGACGTCACGGGCCCGGCGCGGGCCGTCGTTCTCCTCCGGCGCCACGTCCTCGTCGTCGGCCGCGCGCCGGCGACGCCGCCGGCCCTCGATGTTCCCGCCGTGCAGGGCGAGCAGCTCGGCGACGGTCTTCTGCGAGCGGTCTTCCCGGCTCTCTCGGCTCATCGTGTCATCCCAACCAGCGCGTAGGGCCACAAGACGCGGGCTCGTGTACCGCACACGCCCACCACCGCCTTACGCATCCTTCCGCCTTTCACCGTGCCTGATCGAGCTCACCGAGGTCCAGCCGGTTGCTGTCACCGGTGGTTTTGCCGCGGCGAACAGTCGCCTCGTCACCGTTGGAGTGATCGAGTCGCCGCAGGATGACGCCCTCTCGCAGCGCCCAGGGACAGATCTCCAGTTCTTCCAGCGACAACGCCCGCATCGCAGCCTGGGCCACCAGGGCGCCCCCGGCCAGCTGGTGCGCCCGGCTCGCGCTGACCCCCTCCAGTTCGGCGAGGTCGGCCGCCTCCATCCGGGAGATGAACGCGATGAGCTGCCGCAGTGCGGTTTGGGACAGGGTACGGCGTACCCGGGGACCGGCTGCGGAGGGAGCCGCCCCGGTCAGCCTGGCCAGCGAGCGGAAGGTCTTCGAGGTCGCCACCACACGGTCCGGCGTGCCCAGCTTGGCGACCCGTTTCGCCAGCGGGGCCAGCTGGTCCTCCAGCCACGCCGAGGTCGCCACCAGCTCGGACCGGGTCGGCGGGTCGTGGGCGAACCGGGTGCGCGTGATGCGGCCGGCGCCGAGCGGCAGTGACTCGGCGAGCTCCGGCTCCTCGTCGATGCCCATCGCGACTTCCAGCGAACCGCCCCCGATGTCGAGCACGAGCAACCGGCCCGCCGACCAGCCGAACCAGCGGCGGACCGCGAGGAAAGTCAACCGCGCCTCGTCAACCCCGGACAGCACGGTCAGGTCGACACCGGTCTCGTCGGCGACCTTCCGCAGCACGTCGTTGCCGTTGTCGGCGTCGCGCACCGCCGAGGTGGCGAACGCCATCAGCTCCTCGCAGCCGAGCTTCGCGGCGGCGGCCTTCGCGCTCTCGACGGCCTCGAGCAGCGCCTGGGCACCCTGCTTGGAGAGGTGGTTGTTCCTGGTGATCTGCTCGGCCAGCCGCAGCACGGTCTTCTCGGAGTGCATCGGCGTCGGGTGCGCACCACGGTGCGCGTCCACCACCAGCAGGTGGACGGTGTTCGAACCGACGTCGAGGACCCCTAGGCGCACAAAGCCCTACGGTACCGGGCCACCTCGTGTGCGGCCGCAAAGTGCCGGATTGGCCACCTCTGCTTGTCAGGACTCGAACTTGTACCCCAGACCGCGCACGGTGACCAGGTGGCGCGGCGAGCCGGGGTCGGGCTCGATCTTCGAGCGCAGCCGCTTGACGTGGACGTCGAGCGTCTTGGTGTCGCCGACGTAGTCCGCGCCCCACACCCGGTCGATCAGCTGGCCGCGGGTGAGCACCCGGCCCACGTTGCGCAGCAGGTACTCGAGCAGGTCGAACTCCTTGAGCGGCAACGACACCTCGTCGCCGTCGACCGTGACCACGTGCCGCTCGACGTCCATCCGCACCGGGCCGGCCGCCAGCACCAGCGGCGCCAGCTCGCCGTCGCCGCCGGTCTCCCCGCCGCGGCGCAGGACCGCGCGGATGCGCGCGATCAGCTCACGCGCCGAGTACGGCTTGGTGACGTAGTCGTCGGCGCCCAGCTCGAGCCCCACGACCTTGTCGATCTCGCTGTCCCGCGCGGTCACCATGATCACCGGCACGGCCGAGCGCTGCCGCAGCTGCTTGCAGACGTCGGTGCCGCTCATGCCCGGGAGCATGAGGTCGAGCAGGACGATGTCGGCGCCGTTGCGGTCGAACTCGTCCAGGGCCTGCTGGCCGGTGGTGGCGACCGCGGCCGTGAAACCCTCCTTGCGGAGCAGGAAGGCCAACGGGTCGGCGAACGACTCCTCGTCCTCGACGATGAGCACTCTCGTCACTACTTTCCTCCCTGGGTCCGGCCGTCCTTGGCGGCGGTCACGAGCCGCGACAGCTGCGTGGGGGTGTGTTTGTCGCGGGCTTCGGGGGTTCCGTCCCCGTTGCGCCCGGACTGGTGCATCGGGATCCGCAGTGTGAACGTCGATCCCGTGCCCGGCCTGCTCCACAGCTTCACCTCGCCACCGTGGTTGGCGGCGACGTGCTTGACGATGGCCAGGCCGAGTCCCGTTCCGCCGGTGGCGCGCGAGCGCGCCTTGTCCGCGCGGTAGAAGCGTTCGAAGACGCGCTGCTGGTCCTCCTCGGCGATGCCGATGCCGCGGTCGGTCACGGCGATCTCGACCAGGCCGCCGGACAGCCGGCGGCTGATCGACACCGGGCTGCCCGGCGAGGAGTAGTTGACGGCGTTGTCGAGCAGGTTCGACAACGCCGTCACCAGGAGCGTCCGGTCGCCCTCGACGAGCAGGCCGCTCGGCTCGTCGGTGGTGATCTCGATTTCGCGCGATTCGGCGGAGAGCCGGGTGCGGCCCAGCGCCTCGCGCACCACCGCATCGACCTCGACCACGTTCAGGTCGGGCAGCCGCTCGGCGCCCTGCAGGCGCGACAGCGCGATGAGCTCGCTGACCAGCGTGCCCAGTCGGGTCGACTCGTGCAGGATCTTGCCGCCGAAGCGGCGCACCTCCTCGACGTCCTCGGCCGCGTCCAGCACCGCCTCGGCGAGCAGCGCGATCGCGCCGACCGGCGTCTTCAGCTCGTGGCTGACGTTGGCGACGAAATCGCGCCGGACGGCCTCCAGCCGGGCCGCCTCCGAGTGGTCGACCGCCTCGACGACCGTGAACCCCTCGCCCAGCGGCCGGATCTCGGCGACCACGGCCTCCGGCTGGCGGCCGCGGGCCTCCAGCGGCGACAGGTCGATCTCGATCGCGTCGCCGGTCTCCTCGACCTGCTCGGCCGCGACCCGCGCGCGCGGGTCGGCACGATTGGCCTGCACCAGTCCGAGCGCCTCGGCGCGACGGTTGAACAGCACCAGGTCGCCGAAGCGGTTGAGCACCAGGATGCCGTTGTTCGACGAGCGCACCAGCCGGAGCAGCAGTTCGGCGACGGTGGGACCGGACGGCCGCCGCTGAGCCCGCCGTTTCCGCACCTGCGGAACGAGGAAACCGGCGACCAGGCCGACCAGCAGACAGCCGACGGCCAGCAGGACCGCACCGGGCGCACTCACGGGTGAATCGTAAGCATGGAGGTGACCGTTTGGCCTAGTCCTGGCTGCCTTCTCGTGATTGCCGTGACACCTTCACGCCCCGTGTTCGCACCCGGTTCAACCTGCGTTTACTCACCCAGCGCCGGCCCGTGACCGTTCACCCCGTCGAGACGCGCGAGCTCCTCTTCGGACAGCCGCAGCGATCCGGCGGCGATGTTCTCCTCGAGGTGGCCGACGCTGCCCGTGCCCGGGATGGCGAGCACGTTCGGACCCTGGTGGAGGGTCCACGCGAGCCGCACCTGCGCCGGGCTGACGCCGTGGTCCCGCGCGATCGCCGCCACCGTCTCGTCCTCGGCGCCGCTGGCGATGGCGAAGAACGGCACGAACGCGACCTTCTGCTCGGCGCAGAGGCGGACGAAGTCGTCGTCCTCGCGGCGCGCGGTGAGGCCGTACTGGTTCTGCACGCACACCACCGGGGCGATGTCCTGCGCCTCGGCCAGGTGCTCCGGGGTGACGTTGGAGATGCCCAGGTGCCGGATCAGGCCCTTCTGCCGCAGCTCGGCGAGCGCGCCGAACCGGTCGGCGAGCGACCCGGAGCCGCGGTCCAGCGTCGCGCCGATGCGCAGGTTGACGACGTCCAGGTGGTCGCGGCCGAGCTGGCGGATGTTCTCCTCGACCTGCAGGCGCAGCTGCTCGGGCCGGGCCTCCGGCAGGACCTCGCCGTCGGGCCCGCGCACGGGACCGACCTTCGTGGTGATCACCAGGTCGTCGGGGTAGGGGTTGAGCGCGGTGCTGATCAGCTCGTTGACCGAGCGCAGCGGCGAGAAGTAGAAGGCGGCGGTGTCGATGTGGTTGACGCCCAGCTCGACGGCGCGGCGCAGGACGGCGATGGCCTGGTCGCGGTCGATCCGGCCGCCACCGGAGATGGCCAGCCGCATCGCGCCGTAGCCCATGCGGTTCACGGTGAGGTCGCCCAGCTGCCAGGTGCCGGCCGCGCCGGCGTTGATCGTTTCGGTCATGACTCCAGGTTGGTCCGGTCCGCTCGGCTCGTCCGCGATTGGCAACTTGCTGCCACACTGGTCGTCATGGAGTCTGCGGGCGTCCTGATCAGGGGCGAAACCGAGTTGTTCGCGCGGACGGCCCACCTGTTCGCGTCGGCGCGGGAGGTCTTCTGCGCGGCCAACGACCTGCACACGTGGGCGGCCGCGCACCAGGTGCCCACGGGCCGGCAGGACATGACCGGCCGGACCGTGCGGAAGCTGTACCGGCCCGCGTCGCTGCTGCAGGCCGGCGGCGTGGCGCACCTGCGCGAGCGGGAACGGCTGGGCGCCCGGATCCGGATCACGCGGGACGAGATCAACGAGACGATCGTGCTCGACCAGAAGGTCGCGATCCTCGCCGCCGACGTCGTGGGCGTGGACCGCGGCTACTCGGTGATCACCAGCCCCGAGGTGATCAGCAGCGTCACGTCGCTGTTCAACGCGGCCTGGCGCGCGGGCACCGACCTGGCTGTGTACGACGCCGGGTTCGCCGAGCTGCGCGCGCTGGCCCCGCGGATCCTCGACGAGCTGGCGACCGGTTCGAAGGACGAGACGGCGGCGCGAGCGCTGGGGCTGAGCGTGCGCACCTACCGGCGGCGGGTCGCCGAACTGATGTCCGCACTCGGCGCGACGTCCCGCTTCCAGGCCGGGGTTCGGGCGCGGGAACTAGGACTGGTCTAGCGCCTCGAGGTGGTTGCGGAGCACGGCCAGCGTCGCGTCGGCGGGCCACAGGTCCGGATGCAGCACCCCGCCCAGGCTCAGGCCGTCCAGCAACGCCGTCAACCGCACGACCTCGGCGTCGAGATCGGGCAGGTCGAGCGCGGTCAGGGCGCGGCGGACCAGTGCGCGGGTGCCGAGCGCCGACTCGCGGGCGAGGTCCGCCAGGCCCGGGTCGGTGCGCGCCGCGCCGGCGAACTCGAGGAACACCGTCACCTCCGCGCGCCGGACGTCGTCGAGCGGCAGCAGCTCGGCGAGCAGCTCGACCCGCTTCGCGCGGCGCTCGGCGGCGGACAACGCGCCGACGTCGCCGAGAGATTCGACCTTGGCGGTCAGGCGTGCGGACACCCGGTCGATCACGGACCGCATCGCGAAGCGCATCAGGTCGGCCTGGTTGTCGAAGTAGTGCCGCACCGAGCCGACGTTCAACCCGGCCTCCACCGCGACGGTCCGCAGCGACACCCGATGCAGCCCCTCGCGCACGGCCAGCCGGAACAGGGCGTCGGCGACCTCGGCGCGACGGCTGTCCGCATCCACCACCTTCGGCACCTGGTCTTTGTATCACAGTTGTGCTAACTTCGATTTATCACAAGTGGGATATAAAGGAGGGGGCAGGTCATGGAAACGGTGCTCACCGTGCTGTTGGTGCGGTTCGCCCTGATCGCGGCCGTGGTGGTGGCGATCGCCCTGGTTGCGTTCGCGGTCGTGCTCGTGCTGCACCGGCGGGGCCGGGGTGATCAGGCGCGGCGGGTGGCGCGGACCGCGGCGGAGCTCGCCACGCGGCAGATCGCGAACCGGCGTCGCCGATGAGCGCCGGGGTGGTGCACCACCTGCTCGCCGACCTGGTGATCAAGGGGGCGATCGCGCTCGGCGCGGTCGTGGTGTTCGTAGCCGGCGCGGTGGTGCTGTGGCGGCGGATCGGCCGTTGAGTGCGCGGAAGCCCGGCTCCCCGGGGGGAGCCGGGCTTCCGGGGTTACGTCAGCGGCCCTGGTTGGCGACCGCGGCGGCGGCCTCCTCGGCGGCCTTCGGGTCGAGGTAGGTACCGCCGGGGGTCACCGGCTCGAGGTTGTCGTCGAGGTCGTAGCGCAGGGGGATCCCGGTCGGGATGTTGAGGCCGGCGATGTCCTCGTCGGAGATGCCGTCGAGGTGCTTGACCAGGGCGCGCAGCGAGTTGCCGTGCGCGGCGACGAGCACGGTCTTGCCCGCGCGCAGGTCGGGGACGATCGCCGAGTCCCAGTACGGCAGGAGCCGGGCGACGACGTCCTTGAGGCACTCGGTGAGCGGCGCGTCGGGCCCGTAGCGGGGGTCGGTGTCCTGGCTGAACTCGCTGCCACGCTCGATCGGGGGCGGCGGCACGTCGTACGAGCGGCGCCAGAGCATGAACTGCTCCTCGCCGAACTCGTCGCGCACCTGCTTCTTGTTCTTGCCCTGGAGCGCGCCGTAGTGCCGCTCGTTGAGCCGCCAGTCGCGGCGCACGTCGATCCAGTGCCGGTCGGCGACGTCGAGCGCGATGTTGGCGGTGGAGATCGCGCGGCGCAGCAGCGACGTGTGGACGACGTCCGGCAGCAGCCCCGCCTCCGCGAGCAGCTCACCACCCTTGCGGGCCTCCTGCTGCCCGAGCTCGGACAGGGGCACGTCGACCCAGCCGGTGAACAGGTTCTCGGCGTTCCAGGTGCTCTGCCCGTGGCGGAGCAGCACCAGCGTCCCAAGTTCGGCCATGGTTGACAGCCTGCCACGTCACCGCGCGCGACCGGGCAACGCCCCAGGTCGCAGCCCCTCTACACACAGTGTGTTACCACCCGGTAGGTGACGCAGCGCCGACTCTTTCGCTGATTGAACACCGCTGAGGAAAGTGACACTTGCTGCATACGGTTAACACAGACAGTGAGAATCACTCGAACGGAGTAACCAGTAGTCTTGTGATTACTGGTGGACATCTGACAAGTTGGCTTACGTCCCGCTCGGCTGGAATTCCACGCACTCCCCAGCCGGACGCGGGGTACGACCGCAGCCTGTCTCCCCCTGCCGGGCTGCGGCCCCGCCGGCCCCGTTGGCACTCCCCCTCGCCACCGGGTCCAGAAGCGGCGGGAGCGTTCGCGGGGCGGCTTGAGTTCGCGACTCCCCCTCCCTCAAGCCGCTCCGCCCGCTCTTCCGGCGCGCTCGCTGCGCTCGCCGCCGGGCGGGCGTTCGCCGATTGTCTTTGGGGGGCGACCCCCCAAACCCCCACGGTGCGAGCTTCTCGCCTTGGCGGGCGCTGGGCGCGACGGTTTTGAACCAGCGCCGGTGCTTGTCAGTCGTCCGTCAAACTGCCGGGTTCGTGGGTCTGCTCCGGCTCGATGAGGTGCTTGAACGCCTGCAGGTTCGCCAGGCTCTCGCCCCGGCTCACGCGCCAGTCCCATTCCCGCTTGATGGACGTCGCGAAGCCCAGCTCGAGAATGGTGTTGAAGTCGCCGTCCGCGGCTTCCAGGACCTGCCCGAGGATCTTGTCCAGCTCCTCCTCGGTCACCGTGTCCAGCCCGAAGCGCCCGACCAGGTAGATGTCCCCGAGCGCGTCCACCGTGTAGTGCACGCCGTAGAGCTTCGCGTTGCGGCGCAGCAGGAAGCGGTACACCTGCTCGTGGTTCTCGTCCGGCCGGCGGCACACGAACGCCTCCACCGCGAAGGCGTGCTCCCGCTCGATCAGCCAGCAGTTGGTCTGCAGCTTCTTCGTGCCGGGCAAGGTGACGAAGTACTTGCCCTCGTCCTTGCGGTCGTAGGACAACCCGGCCTGGTCCAGCGCAGACCGGACGACCTTGTCGATCGTCATACCGCGACCTCCTCGTGCAGCGCGGCCAGCGTGCGGGAGGCCGCCGCGTACGTGTCCAGCAGGGCGTCCGTGGTGCGCGCCCACGAGAACCGCCGCGCGTGGACCAGCGCGTTCTCCGCCAGCTCCGCCCGCCGCTCCGGCCGCAGCGCCACACTGGCCAGCGCGCCGGCCCAGTCCCGCGCCCCGTGCGAGGGCACCAGCAGCCCGGACACGCCGTGTGCGACCGCCACCGGCAGACCCCCGACCTCGGCCGCCACCACCGGCGTCCCGCAGGCCTGGGCCTCCAGCGCGACCAGCCCGAACGACTCGTTGTAGCTCGGCACCGCCACCACGTCCGCGGCGCGGTACACCTCCGCCAGCCGCTCGCCGGGCTGTGGCGGCAGGAACCGCACCACGTCCTGGATACCCAGCGACACCGCGAGTTCACGCAGAGCCTGCGGCTGCTCCAGACCCGTCCCGGACGGACCACCGACGACCAGCACGACGAGCCGCCTCCGCAGCTCCGGCTGCCGCTCCAGCAGGTACGCCGCCGCGTGCAGCAGCACGTCCGGCGCCTTCAACGGCTGGATCCGGCCGGCGAACGCCAGCACCACCGCATCCCGTGGCAACCCCAGCCGACGGCGGGCACCGGCCTGTGAACCGGGCACGAACCGGTCCAGGTCCACGCCCGGCGCGACCGTGTGCACCCGCTCCGGGTCCGCGCGGTACAGGTCCACCAGCTGCCGCGCCTCGACCGGGGTGTTCGCGACCAGCCGGTCGGACTCCGCGACCACCTGCTCCTCGCCGATGACGCGCGTCCGCGGCTCCGGCTTGTCGCCCTCGGCGAGCGCGGCGTTCTTGACCTTCGCCAGCGTGTGCGCGGTGTGCACCAGCGGCACGCCCCACCGGTCCCGCGCGAGCCACCCCACCTGGCCGGACAGCCAGTAGTGCGAGTGGATCAGGTCGTAGTAGCCCGGCTCGTGGAAGGCCTCGGCCCGCAGCACGCCGGAGGTGAACGCGCACAGCTGGGCCGGCAGCTCGTCGCGGCCGAGCGGCTCGAACGGGCCCGCCGGGATGTGCCGCACCAGCACGCCGGGCGCCAGCTCGGCGACGGGCGGCTGCTCGGACGAGGTCGCGCGCGTGAACACCTCGACGGCGATCCCGCGCCGCGCCATCTCGACCGCGGTGTGCGTGATGTAGACGTTCATCCCGCCGGCGTCACCGGTGCCGGGTTGTTCCAGGGGCGACGTGTGCACCGACAGCACCGCGACCCTGCGCGGCCAGATCGTCTGCGTCCGTCGTGATCCGCGCAGCGAGATCGTCACCTGGTCCACTCCCGTGTCAGTCTCTGTCCGCTTCAGGGCGGAGCCCGTGAACGACAACGCTCACGGGCCCCCGACATCTTCCCAGCGGTGCGAGACCGTCACAGCGCGGACTTGGCCTGCCAGGCGCTCCAGCTGACGAGCCAGTCCATGACGTCGGAGTTGACGACCGGCCCGAGCTTCGACCCGGTGATCTCCACGGGGTCGCCGATGAGGGCCGAGTCGAAGTAGTCCTTCGCGTCGGCTTCCAGCAGGTTGACGCAGCCGTGCGAGCTGTTGACCCGGCCGATGTTGGCCGCGTTGTCCTGGTTTTCGTGGATGAACTCGCCGTGGTTGGAGATCCGGCACGCCCACTTCTTGTTGACGTTGGTGTAGCCGTAGCGCGCGTTGTCGAAGATCGCGCTCGGCTCCTTCGTCATGATGATGTAGGTGCCGTTGGGTGTGTTCAGGTTCACGTCCGAGTCCTTGCCGTTGCTGCACGGGTAGCTCTTGGCGAGGGTCCCGCCCCGGTACACGTTCATCCTGTGGTCCGGGGTGTGGATCTTGACGACCTGGTTGCGGCCGATCTTGAACTCGGTGGTGACGTCGGCCCGCGGGTAGGCGCCGCCGCCGAGGTCCGTCCCGTACAGCTTCGCCTCGACCTTGACGGTGGTGTTGGCCGGCCAGTACTCCTTCGGCCGCCAGTCGACCTGCTGGTCGGACAGCCATCCCCAGGAGCCCTCGACCTCGGTCGACGTCTCGATCTTGAGCGCCTTCTCGACCGCGGCCTTGTTCTTCACGGCGCTGGTGAACTTGACGCTGACCGGCATCGCGACGCCGACCGTCGCGTCGTCGGCCGGGTTGAGGGTGACCCGGACGGTCGAGGCCGGCTTCAGGGTGGTGAAGCTGCCGGTCAGGGTGACCGGCTTGCCGTCGGTGCCCGTCGCCGACGCGTTGTAGGTGTAGGTCTTGTCGTAGCCGAGGGTCTCGCTGCTGGTCCAGCTGGTCTTGTCGTCGCTGAGCTTGCCCTCGACCGCCTTGCCGTCGGGGTTGGTGAGCTTGACGTCGGTGAGCGTGCCCTGGGCGACCCGCACGGTGACCGGCTGCAGCACGGACACGTTCTTCGCGTCCACCGCGGGCTCGGCGGTGATGACCGCCACCGGCCGCGCCGGCGACGTCGCTCCACCACCGCCGGTGCCCGCCGAGCCGTCGTCCCCGCCGCCCGTGCACGCCGCGGCCATCGTCGCGGCTCCGGCGGCGAGCGCGGCCTTGAACACCGTGCGCCTCTCGATCACCCTGCTACCTCCGCACTCCGTATTCCCCCCGGACGTCCACCGGCGCCCGGCCCTGCCGTGTTACGGGCGTGTCCCCCGCTGGGAGTATGTGCGGTATGACGACCAAGCGAACCGCAGTGATCACCGGCGCCAGCGCGGGCATCGGCGAGGCCACCGCCCGGGCCCTGGCCGGTGCCGGATTCCACGTGGTGCTCGGGGCCCGCCGTCTCGACCGCCTGGAGAAGCTGGCCGCCGAGTTGTCCGGAACCGCACACGTACTGGACGTCGCCGACCCCGGTTCGGTTGCCGCTTTTGTCCAGCAGGTTCCAGACTGCCACGTTCTGGTGAACAACGCGGGCGGTGCCCGCGGCCTGGAGCGCGTCGAGGACGCCGACGAGGACCACTGGCGCTGGATGTGGGAGGTCAACGTCCTGGGGACGCTGCGCATGACGAAGGCGCTGCTGCCGAAGCTGATCGCCTCCGGCGACGGGCACGTGGTGACCGTCACGTCGATCGCCGGGCACGAGGTGTACGACGGCGGTTCCGGCTACACCTCGGCCAAGCACGCCCAGTCGGCCCTGCACCGCACGCTGCGGTCGGAGCACCTGGGCGACCCGGTGCGCATCACCGAGATCGTGCCGGGCATGGTCGAGACGGACTTCTCCGCCAACCGCTTCGACGGCGACACCGAGCGCGCCGCGAAGGTCTACCAGGGCCTGACGCCGCTGACCGCGCAGGACGTGGCCGACGTCATCGCGTTCGCCGTGACCCGGCCGTCGCACGTGAACCTGGACACCATCGTCATGAAGCCGCGGGCGCAGCTCGACGGCACCCGCTCGCACCGTGTCTGACCGGGTGACTACAACGCGCAGTTGATGAGCAGGGGTTCGGGACGGAGCGTGACGCCGAAGCGGGCGCGCACGCCGTCCCGGACCTCGCGAGCCAGCGCCAGCAGGTCGGCGGTGCTGGCGCCCCCGCGGTTGGTCAGGGCCAGGGTGTGCTTGGTGGACAGGGAAACCCGCCCGCCCGGGCCGGCGTGGCCCTTGCCGAACCCGGCCCGCTCGATCAGCCAGGCCGCGGACAGCTTCACGCCGCCGTCGGCCGGGTACCGCGGCATCTCCACGTCGGCCAGAGCGGGCGGGATCTCCGCGACGATCGGGTTGGTGAAGAACGAACCCGCGCTCCACGTGTCGTGGTCGGACGCGTCGAGCACCATGCCCTTGCCCTGGCGCAGTTTCAGCACGGCCTCGCGCGCCTGCGCCGCCGGAACGCGCGCGCCCTGCTCGACGCCCAGGGTGCGGGCCAGTTCGGCGTAGCGGATCGGCGCCGACAGCCCGTCCCCGCGCAGGGCGAAGCGGACACTGAGGACGATCCCCCAGTCCGCGCCCTTGAGGATGCTCGTGCGGTAGCCGAAGCCGAGTTCGGCGGCGGTCATCGTGCGGACCTCGCCGGTGCGCCGGTCGTAGCACTCGACGGACGTGAGCAGGTCCGCGACCTCGCAGCCGTAGGCGCCGACGTTCTGGATCGGCGTCGCGCCGACCGAGCCGGGGATGCCGGACAGGCACTCCAGCCCGCCGAAGCCGGCCTCGATCGTCGCCGCGACGAACTCGTCCCAGTTCTGCCCGGCCGCGACCTCGACCTCGTCGCCGTCGATGCGCCAGCCCCGGGT
Coding sequences within it:
- a CDS encoding Ppx/GppA phosphatase family protein, whose protein sequence is MRLGVLDVGSNTVHLLVVDAHRGAHPTPMHSEKTVLRLAEQITRNNHLSKQGAQALLEAVESAKAAAAKLGCEELMAFATSAVRDADNGNDVLRKVADETGVDLTVLSGVDEARLTFLAVRRWFGWSAGRLLVLDIGGGSLEVAMGIDEEPELAESLPLGAGRITRTRFAHDPPTRSELVATSAWLEDQLAPLAKRVAKLGTPDRVVATSKTFRSLARLTGAAPSAAGPRVRRTLSQTALRQLIAFISRMEAADLAELEGVSASRAHQLAGGALVAQAAMRALSLEELEICPWALREGVILRRLDHSNGDEATVRRGKTTGDSNRLDLGELDQAR
- a CDS encoding response regulator transcription factor; this translates as MTRVLIVEDEESFADPLAFLLRKEGFTAAVATTGQQALDEFDRNGADIVLLDLMLPGMSGTDVCKQLRQRSAVPVIMVTARDSEIDKVVGLELGADDYVTKPYSARELIARIRAVLRRGGETGGDGELAPLVLAAGPVRMDVERHVVTVDGDEVSLPLKEFDLLEYLLRNVGRVLTRGQLIDRVWGADYVGDTKTLDVHVKRLRSKIEPDPGSPRHLVTVRGLGYKFES
- a CDS encoding sensor histidine kinase → MSAPGAVLLAVGCLLVGLVAGFLVPQVRKRRAQRRPSGPTVAELLLRLVRSSNNGILVLNRFGDLVLFNRRAEALGLVQANRADPRARVAAEQVEETGDAIEIDLSPLEARGRQPEAVVAEIRPLGEGFTVVEAVDHSEAARLEAVRRDFVANVSHELKTPVGAIALLAEAVLDAAEDVEEVRRFGGKILHESTRLGTLVSELIALSRLQGAERLPDLNVVEVDAVVREALGRTRLSAESREIEITTDEPSGLLVEGDRTLLVTALSNLLDNAVNYSSPGSPVSISRRLSGGLVEIAVTDRGIGIAEEDQQRVFERFYRADKARSRATGGTGLGLAIVKHVAANHGGEVKLWSRPGTGSTFTLRIPMHQSGRNGDGTPEARDKHTPTQLSRLVTAAKDGRTQGGK
- a CDS encoding oxidoreductase, whose product is MTETINAGAAGTWQLGDLTVNRMGYGAMRLAISGGGRIDRDQAIAVLRRAVELGVNHIDTAAFYFSPLRSVNELISTALNPYPDDLVITTKVGPVRGPDGEVLPEARPEQLRLQVEENIRQLGRDHLDVVNLRIGATLDRGSGSLADRFGALAELRQKGLIRHLGISNVTPEHLAEAQDIAPVVCVQNQYGLTARREDDDFVRLCAEQKVAFVPFFAIASGAEDETVAAIARDHGVSPAQVRLAWTLHQGPNVLAIPGTGSVGHLEENIAAGSLRLSEEELARLDGVNGHGPALGE
- a CDS encoding helix-turn-helix transcriptional regulator, yielding MESAGVLIRGETELFARTAHLFASAREVFCAANDLHTWAAAHQVPTGRQDMTGRTVRKLYRPASLLQAGGVAHLRERERLGARIRITRDEINETIVLDQKVAILAADVVGVDRGYSVITSPEVISSVTSLFNAAWRAGTDLAVYDAGFAELRALAPRILDELATGSKDETAARALGLSVRTYRRRVAELMSALGATSRFQAGVRARELGLV
- a CDS encoding TetR/AcrR family transcriptional regulator, with protein sequence MPKVVDADSRRAEVADALFRLAVREGLHRVSLRTVAVEAGLNVGSVRHYFDNQADLMRFAMRSVIDRVSARLTAKVESLGDVGALSAAERRAKRVELLAELLPLDDVRRAEVTVFLEFAGAARTDPGLADLARESALGTRALVRRALTALDLPDLDAEVVRLTALLDGLSLGGVLHPDLWPADATLAVLRNHLEALDQS
- a CDS encoding phosphoglyceromutase; the encoded protein is MAELGTLVLLRHGQSTWNAENLFTGWVDVPLSELGQQEARKGGELLAEAGLLPDVVHTSLLRRAISTANIALDVADRHWIDVRRDWRLNERHYGALQGKNKKQVRDEFGEEQFMLWRRSYDVPPPPIERGSEFSQDTDPRYGPDAPLTECLKDVVARLLPYWDSAIVPDLRAGKTVLVAAHGNSLRALVKHLDGISDEDIAGLNIPTGIPLRYDLDDNLEPVTPGGTYLDPKAAEEAAAAVANQGR
- a CDS encoding YbjN domain-containing protein translates to MTIDKVVRSALDQAGLSYDRKDEGKYFVTLPGTKKLQTNCWLIEREHAFAVEAFVCRRPDENHEQVYRFLLRRNAKLYGVHYTVDALGDIYLVGRFGLDTVTEEELDKILGQVLEAADGDFNTILELGFATSIKREWDWRVSRGESLANLQAFKHLIEPEQTHEPGSLTDD
- the mshA gene encoding D-inositol-3-phosphate glycosyltransferase → MTISLRGSRRTQTIWPRRVAVLSVHTSPLEQPGTGDAGGMNVYITHTAVEMARRGIAVEVFTRATSSEQPPVAELAPGVLVRHIPAGPFEPLGRDELPAQLCAFTSGVLRAEAFHEPGYYDLIHSHYWLSGQVGWLARDRWGVPLVHTAHTLAKVKNAALAEGDKPEPRTRVIGEEQVVAESDRLVANTPVEARQLVDLYRADPERVHTVAPGVDLDRFVPGSQAGARRRLGLPRDAVVLAFAGRIQPLKAPDVLLHAAAYLLERQPELRRRLVVLVVGGPSGTGLEQPQALRELAVSLGIQDVVRFLPPQPGERLAEVYRAADVVAVPSYNESFGLVALEAQACGTPVVAAEVGGLPVAVAHGVSGLLVPSHGARDWAGALASVALRPERRAELAENALVHARRFSWARTTDALLDTYAAASRTLAALHEEVAV